One genomic window of Quercus robur chromosome 6, dhQueRobu3.1, whole genome shotgun sequence includes the following:
- the LOC126733178 gene encoding uncharacterized protein LOC126733178 yields MGTSESTLSSSQGPVDEITTVSDRSEVTDPILERLKTLKLTTPILTSPPAESSLTDILVRKPSSSSAPATVNPKVLVELFSMYRDWQEQKTQMISKKQEEIENKIDVADALAVKLLQRFNFSVSAMKTASQHLSEVHALQVDIGELKGRLTEVISNCDALCKRIASEGPESLRSSVKPFTIATADSEISSTSSSLPRDLNKTVAKLK; encoded by the exons ATGGGTACCTCAGAATCCACACTCTCAAGCTCACAG GGCCCGGTCGACGAAATCACCACCGTGTCCGATCGATCCGAGGTCACAGATCCAATCTTAGAGAGACTCAAAACCCTCAAATTA ACAACACCAATATTGACGTCACCACCGGCTGAGAGTAGCTTAACTGACATACTGGTGAGGAAACCTTCGTCTTCTTCGGCTCCAG CTACTGTGAATCCTAAGGTGCTGGTGGAGCTCTTCTCGATGTACCGTGATTGGCAGGAGCAGAAGACTCAAATGATTAGCAAAAAGCAG GAAGAgatagaaaacaaaatagatGTTGCAGATGCTTTGGCAGTTAAACTTCTACAACGTTTTAATTTCTCAGTGTCGGCAATGAAGACAGCTTCACAACATTTATCAGAAG TTCATGCATTGCAGGTGGACATTGGAGAACTTAAAGGAAGGTTAACAGAGGTTATTAGTAACTGCGATGCACTGTGCAAGAGAATTGCTTCAGAGGGGCCAGAATCTCTTCGTTCATCTGTCAAACCATTTACAATTGCCACTGCTGACTCAGAAATCAGCTCTACTTCATCTTCTTTGCCAAGAGATTTAAACAAAACAGTAGCCAAGTTAAAATAG